In Candidatus Eisenbacteria bacterium, the following proteins share a genomic window:
- a CDS encoding histidine kinase dimerization/phospho-acceptor domain-containing protein, with protein MLNELLNVQDIIQSRHELLQLFDGLSDPIIMIDRQFVIQRVNSATLLALGKKSFDEFIEKPCYEMLHGLRQRCPQCTAPLTFSSDSPGQKTVRTGFMEAKENPLKTTYNITCYPLINDEGEITSIAEYYRDSSDIVNLSRELYESERARIMESLAVGLAHQIRQPLTIIRSAAQYGLDTFTAKDNSAKKDLRETMESIVQNVDTVNDVLNDLLLFSKPTQYKMKKGSVVKLLQQGLRLVRQLTKEQQISVATDWSQDLPEILIDERLLLQACLNLLMNSIESMTKGGQLTVKAFCQENTTPPKVCIAIEDTGVGIPKELISKLCQPFFTTKEGGSAWACLLLKESLGRTAADCTLKVGKLVERQL; from the coding sequence ATGTTGAACGAATTGCTTAACGTTCAAGATATCATTCAAAGCCGCCATGAATTGTTACAACTGTTCGACGGTCTCAGTGACCCTATCATCATGATTGACAGACAGTTTGTCATTCAACGTGTGAATTCGGCAACTCTCTTGGCCTTGGGCAAGAAATCATTCGATGAATTCATTGAGAAGCCCTGCTACGAAATGCTGCACGGTTTGAGACAGCGCTGTCCTCAGTGTACTGCACCCTTAACCTTTTCTTCGGACTCTCCTGGACAGAAGACCGTACGCACCGGCTTCATGGAAGCCAAAGAGAACCCGTTGAAAACAACCTATAATATCACGTGCTATCCGCTCATCAATGATGAAGGAGAGATAACCTCGATTGCGGAATATTATCGGGACAGCTCCGATATCGTGAATCTGAGCCGGGAACTGTATGAATCCGAGCGGGCACGGATCATGGAATCACTGGCAGTGGGACTGGCTCACCAAATCCGGCAGCCGCTGACTATCATACGCTCCGCCGCCCAGTACGGGCTCGACACATTTACAGCTAAAGACAACTCCGCGAAAAAGGATCTTCGGGAAACCATGGAGAGTATCGTTCAGAATGTGGACACGGTGAACGATGTCCTCAATGATTTGTTGCTATTTTCAAAACCTACCCAGTACAAGATGAAGAAGGGGTCTGTTGTTAAGTTGTTACAACAGGGGCTTCGGCTCGTCCGGCAGCTGACTAAAGAACAGCAGATTTCGGTGGCTACAGATTGGTCCCAAGACCTGCCGGAAATCCTGATCGACGAAAGACTCCTGCTCCAGGCATGTCTGAATTTATTGATGAACTCGATAGAGTCTATGACGAAGGGAGGACAGTTGACCGTCAAGGCGTTTTGTCAAGAGAATACGACACCTCCCAAAGTCTGCATCGCCATCGAAGACACCGGCGTGGGGATCCCCAAGGAACTCATCTCGAAATTGTGTCAGCCTTTCTTTACCACGAAAGAGGGGGGGTCGGCTTGGGCCTGCCTGTTGCTGAAGGAATCATTAGGTCGCACAGCGGCCGACTGCACTTTGAAAGTCGGGAAACTGGTGGAACGACAACTGTGA
- a CDS encoding sigma-54 dependent transcriptional regulator, producing MGIRYPDALMGDTIYVIDDEKELCLTLKKVLEAEGYQVHWTTDPEEFLPRLHDSRLSCILLDLKLGGKDGLVCLRKIHETDPHLPVVMITAYETVKTAVEAMKAGAFHYLSKPFDNEELKTLVGKAVELRHLCWELEDFRNRAANASDLEFTMGHSNAVQGLIRQCAAVARTDVNVLLTGESGTGKELIANSIHQLSARKDGPWVPVDCASIPESLIESELFGHEKGAFTGAHAAQKGKLEKADGGTLFLDEVSNIPFNVQAKLLRFLETHTFERLGGRQTVAISMRVVAATNRELPQLIKEERFRQDLFHRFNEFPLRLPPLRERVEDIPYLSLKFLNDFQEQVGKTFSGFSRQALEALQSYPWPGNVRELRNVVKRAMVVGSGTIEKADLPDEIRNPSASGTHQGVIVSIKPGLPLFQATREAVSMVEKELIRGALQRAEGRRGKAADLLGIDEKTLYNKLKEYKIYLWQLTG from the coding sequence ATGGGAATTAGGTACCCAGACGCTCTGATGGGCGATACGATTTACGTCATCGATGATGAAAAAGAGCTCTGCCTGACCCTCAAGAAGGTGTTGGAAGCCGAAGGATATCAAGTTCATTGGACGACCGACCCAGAGGAATTCCTTCCTAGGCTGCATGATAGCCGGCTCAGTTGCATCCTGCTCGATCTAAAATTGGGGGGCAAGGACGGCCTCGTTTGTTTGCGAAAGATTCATGAAACCGATCCGCATCTTCCGGTTGTCATGATCACCGCCTACGAAACGGTGAAGACGGCCGTCGAAGCGATGAAAGCCGGGGCGTTTCACTATTTGTCAAAACCCTTTGACAATGAAGAACTCAAAACGCTAGTAGGCAAGGCGGTTGAACTCCGCCACCTCTGCTGGGAACTCGAGGACTTCAGAAACAGGGCAGCCAATGCGTCGGACCTGGAATTTACGATGGGACATTCTAATGCTGTTCAGGGGTTGATCAGGCAATGTGCTGCCGTGGCACGAACCGATGTCAATGTGCTGCTCACGGGCGAGAGCGGGACGGGCAAGGAGTTGATCGCCAACAGCATCCATCAACTGAGCGCAAGGAAGGATGGGCCTTGGGTACCAGTAGATTGTGCTTCTATCCCGGAATCTCTTATTGAGAGCGAACTCTTTGGCCATGAGAAGGGAGCTTTTACCGGGGCCCATGCTGCGCAGAAGGGAAAACTAGAGAAGGCGGATGGCGGGACTCTTTTTTTGGACGAAGTTTCCAACATTCCTTTCAACGTTCAAGCGAAGCTGTTGCGCTTCCTGGAAACGCATACCTTTGAACGGTTGGGCGGAAGACAGACTGTTGCGATTTCTATGCGAGTTGTCGCGGCTACCAACCGTGAACTTCCTCAGCTCATCAAGGAGGAAAGGTTCAGGCAAGATCTCTTTCATCGGTTCAACGAGTTTCCATTACGACTGCCGCCTCTGAGGGAACGCGTAGAAGACATCCCTTATCTAAGCCTGAAATTCTTGAATGACTTTCAGGAACAGGTTGGCAAAACGTTTTCTGGTTTCAGTAGGCAGGCTTTGGAGGCGCTCCAATCGTATCCCTGGCCTGGCAATGTGCGAGAACTGCGAAACGTGGTCAAGCGGGCAATGGTTGTGGGTAGTGGCACGATCGAGAAGGCCGATTTGCCTGACGAGATTCGGAATCCTTCGGCCTCAGGGACCCACCAAGGAGTGATCGTTTCGATCAAACCGGGTCTTCCGCTTTTCCAGGCCACCAGGGAAGCTGTGAGCATGGTTGAAAAAGAATTGATCCGGGGCGCTCTACAGCGGGCCGAAGGCCGCAGAGGCAAAGCGGCTGACTTGTTGGGCATTGATGAAAAAACATTGTATAACAAACTCAAGGAATACAAGATCTATTTGTGGCAGTTGACAGGATAA
- the gvpA gene encoding gas vesicle structural protein GvpA has translation MPVQKAMASSSLAEVIDRILDKGIVIDAWARLSLVGIEFLSLEARVVVAGVETYLKYAEAIGLTQSAASPA, from the coding sequence ATGCCAGTCCAAAAAGCAATGGCGAGTTCTTCACTCGCAGAGGTTATCGATCGCATTCTCGATAAGGGAATCGTGATCGATGCATGGGCCCGCCTTTCCCTGGTGGGAATCGAGTTCTTAAGTCTGGAAGCCCGGGTAGTTGTCGCGGGTGTCGAGACGTACCTGAAGTATGCGGAAGCCATCGGGCTTACGCAGTCAGCGGCCAGTCCAGCTTAA
- the gvpN gene encoding gas vesicle protein GvpN, which yields METQEMTLLQPQAGKEFVETPFVRTTVARAMHYLRAGFPVHFRGISGTGKTTLALRIAELLERPVVMIHGDEDLNTADLVGAETGYHVRKLRDNFISSVLKIEEEMSKRWVDSRLTVAVENGYTLIYDEFTRSRPEANNILLSVLQEGILDLPLSRDGGQASHLKVHPEFRAVFTSNPEEYAGVHRSQDALRDRMVTLDLESFDEITECAITKAKSGLSLEGVKKIVKIVRYLREHGQYEFSPTIRGCIMIARTVREYGKEVQVCASDSLFSSICLDILTSETSRIGSKTTSAKVREVVRKAIEEYCGNGNR from the coding sequence ATGGAAACGCAGGAAATGACTCTCTTACAACCGCAAGCAGGTAAAGAGTTTGTAGAGACTCCATTTGTCAGAACGACCGTGGCGCGGGCTATGCATTATCTTAGGGCCGGCTTTCCAGTTCATTTTCGGGGAATCTCGGGCACAGGAAAGACGACACTCGCCCTCAGGATTGCAGAACTGCTCGAAAGACCAGTCGTGATGATCCACGGGGATGAGGATCTCAACACAGCCGACTTGGTCGGCGCGGAGACCGGCTATCATGTGAGGAAACTCCGGGACAACTTTATTTCTTCCGTTCTGAAGATCGAAGAGGAGATGTCCAAGCGGTGGGTCGACAGCCGACTGACCGTGGCGGTCGAGAACGGCTACACCCTGATTTATGATGAATTCACCCGTTCGCGGCCGGAGGCAAACAATATCCTCCTCTCCGTCCTCCAGGAAGGAATACTGGATCTCCCTCTGAGCCGGGATGGAGGACAGGCCAGCCATCTCAAAGTCCATCCAGAGTTCCGTGCAGTCTTCACCTCGAATCCGGAAGAGTACGCTGGGGTCCACCGCTCCCAGGACGCTTTGCGAGACCGCATGGTCACCCTTGATTTGGAGTCATTCGATGAGATCACAGAGTGCGCCATCACCAAGGCCAAGTCGGGACTCTCCCTGGAAGGGGTGAAAAAGATAGTGAAGATCGTGCGCTACCTGAGAGAACACGGGCAATATGAGTTCTCCCCCACGATCCGGGGCTGCATCATGATCGCAAGGACCGTCAGGGAGTATGGAAAGGAAGTTCAAGTTTGTGCCTCCGATTCCCTTTTCTCTTCCATCTGTCTGGATATCCTCACGTCCGAGACTTCTCGGATCGGGAGCAAGACGACCTCTGCCAAGGTGAGGGAGGTAGTAAGAAAAGCGATCGAAGAATACTGCGGTAACGGAAACCGATGA
- the gvpH gene encoding gas vesicle protein GvpH: protein MKEEKKKKAASVAEAGGFLGGLFKGLGDLIDLADKVSQEGGTIQKQGEFRIPGQKDAKGVFGFTVRSMAGPGGERRPIVEPFGNIKRTQEGPVVEETREPIVDVFEEKDAVQIVAELPGVTEQEIHCEVHGDVVALSTSGKRKYNKEILLKDPVEEKPTKVSYRNGMFELKLKKRQN, encoded by the coding sequence ATGAAAGAAGAGAAAAAGAAGAAAGCTGCATCCGTAGCGGAAGCCGGAGGATTTCTCGGGGGTCTTTTTAAAGGATTGGGAGATCTTATCGACCTTGCGGACAAAGTTAGTCAAGAAGGAGGAACCATCCAGAAGCAAGGTGAATTTCGCATCCCCGGACAAAAGGATGCGAAAGGAGTTTTTGGATTTACCGTCCGAAGCATGGCGGGGCCCGGTGGCGAAAGGCGCCCCATCGTCGAGCCTTTCGGGAATATCAAGAGGACCCAAGAAGGGCCTGTGGTTGAGGAGACCAGGGAGCCCATTGTTGATGTTTTCGAAGAGAAAGATGCTGTCCAGATCGTTGCAGAGCTCCCCGGTGTGACCGAACAAGAAATCCACTGCGAGGTTCACGGAGATGTGGTCGCTCTGTCTACCAGCGGAAAGCGGAAATACAACAAGGAGATTCTACTGAAAGACCCTGTGGAAGAAAAACCTACCAAGGTTAGCTACAGAAACGGCATGTTTGAGCTGAAGCTGAAAAAGAGGCAAAACTGA